In Streptomyces capitiformicae, one genomic interval encodes:
- a CDS encoding cytochrome P450: MTSSPAVPAFTLTRPQGAPLDPPPLYTELRAKQPISRVSLWEGQLSPWLVTRWEDARTVLGNPAFSTDPTRPGAPNLRKDTPQTPRGFFATHDDPVHAAMRRTLTREFMVKRVNELRPAIARLTDELLTDLTKLSGPADFVEHFALPLPSLVICELLGVPYEDHAFFQEHSKALVDFNATGQETTQAFARLAEYLLGLVGTKRTKPGNDVITRLAAQADEGVITDQDAADLSAFLLFAGHETTANMITLSTITLLNHPDRIPHILGGEEQVAVAVEELLRYLSIVHGGLRRTAVEDVTIGGVTIRAGEGVIVPVHVANRDPEFFTAPDDLDLDRANARQHLAFGYGIHQCLGQPLARAELQIVLPEIFRRLPELKIAVPMDEIAFKQDTVVYGVGELPVTW; the protein is encoded by the coding sequence ATGACCTCGTCTCCGGCCGTCCCCGCGTTCACGCTCACCCGCCCGCAGGGCGCCCCCCTGGACCCCCCGCCGCTGTACACCGAACTCCGTGCGAAACAGCCCATTTCCCGCGTCTCCCTGTGGGAGGGGCAGCTCAGCCCCTGGTTGGTGACCCGCTGGGAGGACGCCCGCACCGTGCTGGGCAATCCGGCGTTCAGCACCGATCCGACCCGTCCCGGCGCACCCAACCTCAGGAAAGACACCCCGCAGACCCCGCGCGGCTTCTTCGCCACCCACGACGACCCCGTCCACGCGGCGATGCGGCGCACCCTGACCCGGGAGTTCATGGTCAAGCGCGTCAACGAGCTGCGCCCGGCCATCGCCCGCCTGACCGACGAGCTCCTCACCGACCTGACCAAGCTGAGCGGTCCCGCCGACTTCGTGGAGCACTTCGCGCTGCCGCTGCCGTCCCTGGTCATCTGCGAGCTGCTGGGTGTGCCGTACGAGGACCACGCGTTCTTCCAGGAGCACTCGAAGGCCCTCGTCGACTTCAACGCCACGGGGCAGGAGACCACGCAGGCGTTCGCGCGCCTCGCCGAGTATCTGCTGGGACTCGTGGGGACCAAGCGCACCAAGCCCGGGAACGACGTGATCACCCGGCTGGCCGCGCAGGCGGACGAAGGTGTCATCACCGATCAGGACGCCGCCGACCTGAGCGCCTTCCTGTTGTTCGCCGGGCACGAGACGACCGCGAACATGATCACGCTGAGCACCATCACCCTCCTCAACCACCCCGACCGGATACCGCACATCCTCGGCGGGGAAGAGCAGGTCGCGGTCGCGGTCGAGGAGCTTCTGCGCTACCTCTCGATCGTGCACGGCGGGCTGCGCCGAACCGCCGTCGAGGACGTCACCATCGGCGGCGTCACCATCCGCGCGGGAGAGGGCGTGATCGTTCCCGTCCACGTCGCCAACCGCGACCCGGAGTTCTTCACCGCTCCCGACGACCTCGATCTGGACCGCGCCAACGCCCGCCAGCACCTCGCCTTCGGCTACGGCATTCACCAGTGCCTCGGCCAGCCGCTGGCCCGTGCCGAACTCCAGATCGTGCTGCCCGAGATCTTTCGCCGACTGCCCGAGTTGAAGATCGCCGTACCGATGGATGAGATCGCTTTCAAGCAGGACACCGTCGTCTACGGCGTTGGCGAGCTGCCCGTCACCTGGTGA
- a CDS encoding LysR family transcriptional regulator gives MDIRALRYAVTLAEELHFGRAAQRHYISPQPFGRHIQRLERELGTKLFERTSRRVTLTPEGERLIAEARALLDTVDSLTRHHGRRTDDEKLLTLGVLGFGLAERWPDLTAAVHGHDPDVTFSYAELDLADQYEAVRSHRVDVGIVQYVGPVDGLVFEHALTMPRVVVVPARSPLADADRLTEADLGDSPWLPTALAHPALEAWSGPASGGSHSRGALRHPAAIPGAVATTGRIALHAEAAGRFYPHPNVRFVPLDGPPVEIAIATRATDDRHAITAVRHATRLLGRVR, from the coding sequence ATGGACATCCGGGCGCTCCGCTACGCGGTGACACTGGCGGAGGAACTGCACTTCGGCAGGGCCGCGCAGCGGCACTACATCAGTCCCCAGCCCTTCGGACGCCACATTCAGCGGCTGGAACGGGAACTGGGCACCAAGCTCTTCGAACGCACCAGCCGCCGGGTGACTCTCACCCCTGAGGGCGAGCGGCTGATCGCCGAGGCCCGAGCCCTGCTCGACACCGTGGACTCCCTCACCCGACACCACGGCCGCCGCACCGACGACGAAAAGCTCCTCACGCTGGGCGTCCTGGGATTCGGACTCGCCGAACGCTGGCCGGACCTGACCGCGGCGGTGCACGGCCACGATCCGGACGTCACCTTCTCCTACGCCGAACTGGACCTGGCCGACCAGTACGAAGCGGTCCGCAGCCACCGCGTCGACGTGGGCATCGTCCAGTACGTCGGCCCCGTCGACGGGCTCGTCTTCGAGCACGCCCTGACCATGCCCCGGGTCGTGGTCGTCCCCGCCCGCTCCCCTCTCGCCGACGCCGACCGTCTGACCGAGGCCGACCTCGGTGACAGCCCATGGCTGCCCACCGCGCTCGCCCATCCCGCGCTCGAAGCATGGTCCGGCCCCGCCTCCGGCGGGTCCCACAGTCGCGGTGCCCTGCGCCACCCCGCCGCCATACCAGGAGCCGTGGCGACAACCGGCCGCATAGCCCTCCATGCCGAGGCCGCCGGACGCTTCTACCCCCACCCAAACGTCCGGTTCGTCCCGCTCGACGGACCGCCCGTTGAGATCGCCATCGCCACCCGCGCCACCGACGACCGCCACGCCATCACCGCCGTCCGCCACGCCACGCGCCTTCTCGGCAGAGTCCGGTAA
- a CDS encoding sulfite exporter TauE/SafE family protein, with protein sequence MDWTVWAGLAAGLLIAMVTAPVGVSGAVFLLPVHLSVFGVPNPAITPTNLLFNVVAGPGALWRYRRDGALRGGLARRLVAGTLPGVVLGAAIRVFALPGPGVFRLLIAALLLPLGVWLCVRTLAPAPVRAGAAAEPSPAALTTLAVAVGVVGGIYGIGGGSLLGPILAARGLPMARVAPAALAATFATSIVGAGAYALLSLIGGDVAPSWWLGLACGLGGLVGGYLGARLQPRLPETTLRLLLGGLAAVLGTFYAAQTLA encoded by the coding sequence GTGGACTGGACGGTGTGGGCAGGCCTGGCCGCGGGCCTGCTGATCGCGATGGTGACCGCGCCGGTCGGCGTGTCCGGAGCGGTGTTCCTCCTTCCGGTCCACTTGAGCGTCTTCGGCGTGCCCAATCCGGCGATCACGCCGACGAATCTGCTGTTCAATGTGGTGGCTGGGCCAGGCGCCCTGTGGCGGTACCGCCGCGATGGCGCTCTGCGCGGCGGCCTGGCCCGGCGCCTGGTCGCCGGCACGCTTCCCGGCGTCGTCCTCGGCGCCGCGATACGCGTCTTCGCTCTTCCCGGTCCGGGTGTCTTCCGACTGCTGATCGCCGCCCTGCTCCTGCCACTTGGGGTGTGGCTGTGCGTCCGTACCCTCGCCCCGGCCCCCGTCCGGGCGGGTGCGGCGGCGGAGCCGTCCCCGGCTGCGCTCACCACCCTTGCCGTGGCGGTGGGGGTCGTCGGCGGGATCTACGGCATCGGCGGCGGATCCCTCCTCGGGCCGATCCTCGCCGCCCGGGGGCTGCCCATGGCGCGGGTGGCACCGGCCGCGCTCGCCGCGACGTTCGCCACCTCGATCGTCGGCGCGGGTGCCTATGCGCTGCTGTCCCTGATCGGCGGTGACGTCGCACCCAGCTGGTGGCTCGGGCTGGCCTGCGGGCTGGGCGGACTGGTCGGCGGCTACCTCGGTGCCCGCCTCCAGCCTCGCCTGCCCGAGACCACGCTACGCCTCCTCCTCGGCGGCCTGGCCGCCGTCCTCGGCACCTTCTACGCCGCACAGACCCTGGCTTGA
- a CDS encoding MDR family MFS transporter has product MTDTTTASPPVLARVLIVGSGIMSLANSVTVPFLAVFLHKELGLQPGMIGFIIGSSVFFSIFAGFVGGSLSDLVGRTRLLLISLLGVIGSFVGLYFSHGVLAVFVFNATMALASSSFGPVGKALLSDLLPPGRRVKWFSYQYVTTNMGFAVGPVVGAAVGLAGDRSAFLVGALGYGVYLLGLAGVLLLTSSSASDREPSRTTTGGGQTQLFGSVLKGLAESARVVASDSRLLFLILAGLLLEAVHGRVSSLLAQHLSDGFADGTAILGYVLTANAVTVVVLQLSVSRFMDKRNPVTSIVVGGLLTVGGMAGFAFAQELWHFVAAMVVFSLGEILIYPAEFAIIDRIAPEDRRGSYFGAQTFAQLGVFIGPYTGGLLLAAYGGTTMFLGVGSFALASVAIYLLVGRRIPGLAAPVPERTTERSKEEHADDVA; this is encoded by the coding sequence ATGACCGACACCACCACCGCGTCCCCGCCCGTGCTCGCCCGGGTACTGATCGTCGGCTCCGGCATCATGAGCCTGGCCAACTCGGTCACCGTGCCCTTCCTGGCCGTGTTCCTCCACAAGGAACTCGGGCTCCAGCCGGGCATGATCGGCTTCATCATCGGCTCGTCGGTGTTCTTCTCGATCTTCGCCGGGTTCGTCGGAGGTTCGCTCTCCGACCTCGTCGGCCGGACCCGGCTGCTGCTGATCTCCCTCCTGGGAGTGATCGGCTCGTTCGTGGGCCTCTACTTCAGCCACGGCGTCCTTGCGGTGTTCGTTTTCAACGCGACGATGGCGCTCGCCAGCAGTTCCTTCGGGCCCGTGGGCAAGGCGCTGCTGAGCGACCTGCTCCCGCCGGGCCGGCGGGTGAAGTGGTTCTCCTACCAGTACGTGACCACCAACATGGGGTTCGCCGTCGGTCCGGTCGTCGGCGCGGCGGTGGGTCTGGCTGGTGACCGGTCGGCGTTCCTCGTCGGCGCGCTCGGCTACGGCGTCTACCTGCTCGGCCTGGCCGGGGTGCTGCTGTTGACCTCCTCGTCCGCGTCGGACCGCGAGCCCAGCCGGACGACCACCGGCGGCGGGCAGACCCAGCTCTTCGGCAGCGTGCTCAAAGGGCTCGCGGAGAGCGCACGGGTCGTGGCGAGCGACTCGCGTCTGCTGTTCCTCATCCTTGCCGGACTGCTGCTGGAGGCCGTGCATGGCCGGGTCTCCTCGCTGCTCGCGCAGCATCTCTCCGACGGCTTCGCCGACGGCACCGCGATCCTGGGATACGTACTGACCGCCAACGCGGTGACCGTGGTGGTCCTGCAGTTGTCCGTTTCCCGGTTCATGGACAAGCGCAATCCCGTGACGTCCATCGTCGTCGGTGGTCTGCTGACCGTCGGTGGCATGGCCGGCTTCGCGTTCGCGCAGGAGCTCTGGCACTTCGTCGCCGCAATGGTGGTGTTCTCGCTCGGCGAGATCCTCATCTATCCGGCGGAGTTCGCCATCATCGACCGGATCGCGCCGGAGGACCGCCGAGGCTCGTACTTCGGTGCACAGACCTTCGCCCAACTCGGCGTCTTCATCGGCCCCTACACGGGCGGCCTACTGCTCGCGGCCTACGGCGGCACCACCATGTTCCTCGGTGTCGGCTCCTTCGCCCTGGCCAGTGTGGCCATCTACCTGCTCGTCGGCCGACGAATCCCCGGACTGGCCGCCCCCGTACCGGAGCGCACCACGGAGCGGTCGAAGGAAGAGCATGCTGATGACGTGGCGTGA
- a CDS encoding aspartate carbamoyltransferase, with translation MKSSRRRALVAGAGVVLAGAVTAVALVAGGSQQESGEDRSERQALVAERGKSVMPFDLEQTTHRFTPTATGGVQDVVADQSGDTEQIGLIRAHLRKEAEAFGRGDFADPARIHGADMPGLAQLRDGHDRTEVRYEERADGATLTYTTKDSALVDALHDWFEAQLGDHGAHAESGH, from the coding sequence ATGAAGAGCAGTAGGCGCCGGGCCCTGGTGGCGGGCGCGGGTGTGGTGCTCGCCGGCGCGGTGACGGCTGTCGCCCTGGTGGCGGGCGGCTCGCAGCAGGAGTCGGGCGAAGACCGGAGCGAGCGGCAGGCGTTAGTGGCCGAGCGGGGCAAGAGTGTGATGCCCTTCGACCTCGAGCAGACCACCCACCGCTTCACCCCCACGGCGACGGGAGGTGTCCAGGATGTCGTGGCCGACCAGAGCGGCGATACCGAGCAGATCGGTCTGATACGTGCTCATCTGCGCAAGGAGGCGGAAGCGTTCGGCCGGGGTGACTTCGCCGACCCCGCCCGGATCCACGGCGCCGACATGCCCGGCCTCGCCCAACTGCGGGACGGGCATGACCGTACTGAGGTGCGCTACGAGGAGCGTGCCGACGGGGCCACCCTGACCTACACCACCAAGGATTCTGCACTGGTTGACGCCTTGCACGACTGGTTCGAGGCCCAGCTCGGTGACCACGGCGCGCACGCCGAGTCTGGTCATTGA
- a CDS encoding ferredoxin has protein sequence MHVEVDVPKCVASGQCVLLAPDVFDQRDEDGMVVLLNENPPAELHDAVRESATVCPAAAIRLEES, from the coding sequence ATGCATGTAGAAGTCGACGTCCCCAAGTGCGTCGCCTCGGGCCAGTGCGTACTGCTCGCCCCCGACGTCTTCGACCAGCGCGACGAGGACGGCATGGTCGTCCTCCTCAACGAGAACCCGCCGGCCGAACTCCACGACGCCGTCCGCGAATCCGCCACCGTCTGCCCCGCGGCCGCCATCCGCCTGGAGGAGTCGTGA
- a CDS encoding helix-turn-helix domain-containing protein, protein MLAAFQQVGFNPSLSKVAALWGGKPVTVRLDDLDLMCAALDCTVADLLQAEPVTDAQAAQDSGQLAVGAEGREPGPARPIPRTRHGGGPSSLPPS, encoded by the coding sequence GTGCTGGCCGCGTTCCAGCAGGTGGGATTCAACCCGTCGCTGAGCAAGGTCGCCGCGTTGTGGGGCGGCAAGCCGGTCACGGTTCGCCTTGACGACCTGGACCTGATGTGCGCGGCGCTCGACTGCACGGTCGCCGACCTGCTCCAGGCCGAGCCAGTCACCGACGCGCAGGCCGCCCAGGACTCCGGCCAACTGGCGGTCGGCGCCGAGGGGCGGGAGCCGGGGCCGGCGAGGCCCATCCCCCGTACCCGCCACGGCGGCGGGCCGAGTTCACTGCCGCCGAGCTGA
- a CDS encoding MarR family winged helix-turn-helix transcriptional regulator, which yields MSRDHRADDPAVLQEALGSFVRAFGLHQPETTPCGQPISVSEAHALGELAQEHEMRQVELTRRLRLQKSTVSRLVGQMSARGWVERAPAPHDGRGVVLRLTALGQRAAQNLAEARRERFSRLLGSIPAHERAGVLHALDVMVGALDEEQ from the coding sequence ATGTCCAGGGATCACAGGGCTGATGACCCGGCCGTCCTCCAAGAGGCTCTGGGGAGCTTCGTTCGGGCCTTCGGGCTGCATCAGCCGGAAACAACCCCTTGTGGCCAACCGATCTCGGTCTCCGAGGCACATGCCTTGGGTGAGCTGGCGCAGGAGCACGAGATGCGGCAGGTCGAACTCACCCGTCGGCTGCGGCTGCAAAAGAGCACGGTGAGCCGGCTGGTGGGTCAGATGTCCGCCCGTGGCTGGGTGGAACGCGCTCCGGCGCCCCACGACGGACGCGGCGTTGTCCTGCGGCTCACCGCTTTGGGGCAGCGGGCGGCGCAGAACCTGGCTGAAGCACGGCGGGAGCGGTTCTCCCGGCTGCTCGGTTCGATCCCGGCCCATGAAAGAGCGGGCGTACTGCACGCCCTCGATGTGATGGTGGGGGCATTGGATGAAGAGCAGTAG
- a CDS encoding LysR family transcriptional regulator → MERPELPLPQLHAFVVLAEELHFGHAAARLGIAQPPLSQQIRRLEDKVGHALFTRSPGRVTLTPAGSELLPAARRALTDLADGLAAARAVGSGRAGRLRIGFAASLALTVLPGLLRTFRHQFPGVHLDIHEMTTAPQIAALHDKTIDIGLLREPPTDETELGFRTVLSEPFVAVLPTTHPLASQRTVQVAQLTDSPFVLLPRTVGPTLHDQIIGLCTAAGFTPQVVQHAVEWQTVCALVETGLGVSLAPASIRRIRLKGVAFRRIEPNTARTRVAVAWRENDRNPLVTHLLATISQGPPDRT, encoded by the coding sequence ATGGAGCGCCCCGAACTGCCCCTACCGCAGCTGCACGCCTTCGTCGTGCTCGCAGAGGAACTCCACTTCGGCCACGCGGCCGCCCGCCTGGGCATCGCCCAGCCGCCGCTGAGCCAGCAGATCCGCCGCCTGGAGGACAAGGTCGGCCACGCGCTGTTCACCCGTTCCCCAGGGCGTGTCACCCTCACCCCAGCCGGCAGCGAACTGTTGCCCGCCGCCCGGCGGGCACTCACTGACCTCGCGGACGGCCTGGCCGCAGCCCGGGCCGTCGGCAGTGGCCGGGCCGGCCGCCTACGGATCGGCTTCGCCGCCTCCCTCGCCCTGACGGTCCTGCCCGGCCTGCTGCGCACCTTCCGTCACCAGTTCCCTGGCGTGCACCTGGACATCCACGAGATGACCACCGCTCCGCAGATCGCCGCCCTGCATGACAAGACCATCGACATCGGTCTACTGCGCGAACCCCCCACCGACGAGACAGAGCTCGGCTTCAGGACGGTACTCAGCGAGCCTTTCGTGGCCGTGCTGCCGACTACCCATCCTCTGGCCAGCCAACGGACCGTACAGGTTGCACAGTTGACGGACTCGCCCTTCGTGCTGCTGCCCCGCACGGTCGGCCCCACACTGCACGACCAGATCATCGGCCTGTGCACCGCAGCAGGGTTCACACCGCAGGTCGTCCAGCACGCCGTGGAGTGGCAAACCGTGTGCGCCCTCGTTGAGACTGGCCTGGGCGTCTCCCTGGCCCCGGCGAGCATCCGACGCATCCGCCTCAAAGGCGTCGCCTTCCGCAGGATCGAACCCAACACCGCCCGTACACGAGTGGCCGTCGCCTGGCGCGAGAACGACCGTAATCCCCTGGTTACACACCTGCTGGCGACCATCAGCCAAGGTCCGCCGGACAGGACCTAG
- a CDS encoding Pycsar system effector family protein codes for MTKVCGALAVLALGAAAVLLLLVVRPRLRGDDKASFPHWARLDEDEIRGCMDGDTRAARIRVLSNLAVPKFTHLRRAVDLSLAALALLALAATGVAL; via the coding sequence GTGACGAAGGTCTGCGGCGCGCTCGCAGTCCTCGCCCTGGGCGCAGCCGCCGTGCTGCTGCTCCTGGTCGTCAGGCCCCGCCTGCGCGGCGACGACAAGGCGTCCTTCCCGCACTGGGCGCGCCTGGACGAAGACGAGATCCGCGGCTGCATGGACGGCGATACCCGCGCCGCCCGCATCCGGGTCCTGTCCAACCTCGCCGTACCGAAGTTCACCCATCTGCGGCGCGCGGTCGACCTGTCCCTCGCCGCGCTGGCCCTGCTCGCCCTGGCCGCCACCGGCGTCGCGCTGTGA
- a CDS encoding TetR/AcrR family transcriptional regulator, which translates to MKSQVKRVPNVRGEGERLRQEILDAATRILEETGREDALSLRGVAREVGISAPSVYRHFKDKADLVSTVLDATYRALADVMSEAGKSAAGAGADPWGRVRAAVTAYRRFAIDKPRRYRLMFSLEYEPERRPSTDHPVDTVLQAWTDTTDAYLAEAAPGRRAEAQDLGIHLWTALHGQLVLWRTLPSPVAGNEAILIELEESLLRRLLPPPESPSPTE; encoded by the coding sequence ATGAAGTCGCAGGTCAAGCGGGTCCCCAACGTGCGGGGAGAAGGCGAGCGGCTGCGCCAGGAGATCCTCGACGCGGCGACCCGCATCCTGGAGGAGACGGGGCGCGAGGACGCGCTCTCCCTGCGCGGGGTCGCCCGCGAGGTCGGCATTTCCGCGCCCAGCGTCTACCGGCACTTCAAGGACAAGGCCGACCTGGTATCCACCGTGCTCGACGCCACCTACCGAGCACTGGCCGACGTGATGAGCGAGGCCGGCAAGTCGGCCGCCGGGGCGGGCGCGGACCCATGGGGGCGGGTGCGGGCCGCCGTCACGGCCTACCGCAGGTTTGCCATCGACAAGCCCCGCCGCTACCGACTGATGTTCAGCCTGGAGTACGAGCCCGAGCGTCGCCCCTCCACCGACCACCCTGTCGACACCGTGCTCCAGGCATGGACCGACACGACTGACGCCTACCTCGCCGAAGCGGCCCCCGGCCGTCGGGCGGAGGCACAGGACTTGGGTATCCACCTGTGGACCGCTCTGCACGGCCAGCTCGTCCTGTGGCGCACCCTGCCGAGCCCCGTCGCCGGCAACGAAGCCATCCTGATCGAGCTGGAGGAGTCCTTGCTGCGACGCCTCCTCCCGCCACCGGAGTCTCCGAGCCCCACTGAGTGA